A genome region from Alistipes dispar includes the following:
- a CDS encoding restriction endonuclease subunit S gives MRGGGYSEGVKWCKLSDIGTFYGGLTGKSKRDFIAGNAKFITYMNVYSNIAIDVNMNDMVQIAEGEKQNKVEYGDVVFTGSSETPDDCGMSSVMTTRPDGDLYLNSFCFGFRMNDRALLLPDFMKFLFRSEEIRKQIIKTASGVTRFNVSKKRFGEVVIPIPPMKEQQRIVAILDKFETLVNDISEGLPVEIAARRQQYEYYRDKLLTFKRKEDAKIQPGC, from the coding sequence ATTCGTGGGGGGGGGTATTCTGAAGGTGTAAAATGGTGTAAATTAAGCGATATAGGCACATTCTATGGAGGTCTCACCGGAAAGAGCAAACGCGATTTTATAGCAGGAAATGCCAAGTTTATCACTTATATGAACGTATACTCCAATATTGCGATAGATGTCAACATGAATGATATGGTTCAGATTGCAGAAGGAGAGAAACAAAATAAAGTCGAGTATGGAGATGTTGTATTTACTGGTTCATCGGAAACACCTGATGATTGCGGGATGTCTTCCGTAATGACTACACGTCCGGATGGGGATTTATATCTCAATAGTTTTTGTTTCGGATTTCGTATGAACGATAGAGCATTGCTATTGCCCGATTTTATGAAATTCTTATTTCGCAGTGAAGAGATACGAAAACAGATAATAAAGACGGCCAGCGGTGTTACTCGTTTCAATGTATCAAAAAAACGGTTTGGGGAGGTTGTCATCCCCATTCCTCCAATGAAAGAGCAGCAACGTATCGTTGCCATTCTCGATAAATTCGAGACATTGGTAAACGATATTTCGGAAGGACTGCCCGTCGAGATTGCCGCCCGTCGGCAGCAATATGAATATTATAGAGATAAACTACTGACATTTAAGCGCAAAGAAGATGCAAAAATACAACCTGGTTGCTGA
- a CDS encoding restriction endonuclease subunit S: protein MSHIEEMIRELCPNGVEYKKLKNTTTITRGVRVVKSQLQSIGSYPVYQNSLTPMGYYDKYNCSANTTFIIGAGSAGEIGYSSVDFWAADDCFFFVCPDNLQSRFLYFVLLSQQNIIRSQVRKASIPRLGRAIIENIEIPVPPLAIQNEIVNILDKFTELEAELEAELEARRKQYEYYRNKLLNFSKFVGGGILKV, encoded by the coding sequence ATGAGCCATATCGAGGAGATGATTCGGGAGTTATGCCCGAATGGGGTAGAATACAAAAAGCTGAAAAATACAACTACCATAACGAGAGGTGTGCGCGTTGTTAAAAGTCAATTACAATCGATAGGAAGTTATCCTGTTTATCAAAATAGTTTAACTCCTATGGGTTACTATGATAAATACAATTGTTCAGCTAATACAACTTTTATCATAGGAGCTGGTTCTGCTGGAGAAATAGGATATAGTTCTGTTGACTTTTGGGCTGCTGATGATTGCTTTTTCTTTGTGTGTCCAGATAATCTACAAAGCAGGTTTCTTTATTTTGTGTTGCTTAGTCAACAAAACATTATTCGATCTCAAGTTAGAAAAGCCAGTATTCCACGATTGGGGCGAGCGATTATTGAAAACATTGAGATTCCCGTTCCGCCTCTTGCGATTCAGAACGAAATCGTAAATATCCTCGATAAGTTTACGGAGCTGGAGGCGGAGCTGGAGGCGGAACTGGAGGCACGGCGGAAGCAGTATGAATACTATCGCAATAAGTTGTTGAATTTCAGTAAATTCGTGGGGGGGGGTATTCTGAAGGTGTAA
- a CDS encoding virulence RhuM family protein, with the protein MNNKEITIRSSAAEYLIFVAATGENPSRVELRYEDENIWLTQRMMAELYGVDVRTINEHIRKIYADNELSEAATVRNFRIVQTEGSREVSREVKHYSLQMIISIGFKVNNERAVQFRKWANAVVKDYTIQGWVMDDERLKRGGTVLTKDYFEKQLERIREIRLSERRFYQKITDIYATAIDYDPTAKATQRFFAAVQNKIHYSVHGHTAAELIYQRADADKEHMGLTTWEGAPTGKIHKYDVKVAKNYLTEEELQTLGRIVSAYLDLAEIQAMRHIPMTMEDWEKRLNGFLSLMDREVLANAGRISAELAKAHAESEWEKYRIVQDRLYTSDFDRFVQLEERAADKEKGGEQ; encoded by the coding sequence ATGAACAATAAAGAGATAACGATTCGCAGTTCGGCCGCCGAATACCTGATCTTCGTAGCGGCTACGGGCGAAAATCCTTCCCGTGTGGAACTTCGGTATGAGGATGAAAACATTTGGCTGACCCAGCGTATGATGGCGGAGCTGTATGGCGTGGATGTACGCACCATCAACGAACATATCCGGAAGATTTACGCCGACAACGAATTGTCCGAGGCGGCAACTGTCCGGAATTTCCGGATAGTTCAAACCGAAGGCAGCCGTGAGGTCAGCCGCGAAGTGAAACATTATAGTCTCCAGATGATTATCTCCATAGGCTTCAAGGTCAATAACGAGCGTGCCGTACAGTTTCGCAAGTGGGCGAATGCGGTTGTCAAGGACTATACCATACAGGGATGGGTGATGGACGATGAGCGGCTGAAACGGGGCGGTACGGTGCTTACGAAAGACTATTTCGAGAAGCAGTTGGAGCGCATCCGAGAGATTCGTCTGTCGGAACGTCGTTTTTACCAGAAGATTACGGACATTTACGCTACGGCCATCGATTACGATCCGACGGCAAAGGCCACTCAGCGCTTTTTCGCTGCGGTACAGAACAAGATACATTACAGCGTGCATGGGCACACGGCGGCGGAGTTGATCTATCAGCGCGCCGATGCCGACAAGGAGCACATGGGGCTGACGACATGGGAGGGTGCGCCGACGGGCAAGATCCACAAATACGACGTGAAGGTTGCCAAAAACTACCTCACGGAAGAGGAGTTGCAGACGCTTGGCCGCATTGTTTCGGCCTATCTCGATCTGGCGGAGATACAGGCCATGCGCCATATTCCCATGACGATGGAGGACTGGGAGAAACGGCTGAACGGCTTTTTGTCGCTGATGGATCGGGAGGTGCTTGCCAATGCCGGCCGCATCTCGGCAGAGCTGGCCAAAGCCCATGCCGAAAGCGAATGGGAGAAATATCGCATTGTTCAGGATCGTCTCTATACGAGCGATTTCGACCGCTTCGTGCAACTGGAGGAGCGCGCAGCCGACAAGGAGAAAGGAGGTGAGCAATGA
- a CDS encoding type I restriction-modification system subunit M, producing MAKEQERAELHRTIWQIANDLRGSVDGWDFKNYVLGMLFYRFISENITAFINAEERRAGNADFDYAACSDEQAEFGREVTVQERGFYILPSQLFGNVRRRAAADPNLNETLSNIFHAIENSAKGAASEEDMKGLFADIDVNSNKLGATVQKRNETLVKILDKIGDMKFGNLADNQIDTFGDAYEFLMTMYASNAGKSGGEFFTPQEVSELLARITLVGKKQVNKVYDPACGSGSLLLKFAKVLGKENVRQGFYGQEINITTYNLCRINMFLHDINYEKFDIALGDTLLAPKHWDDEPFECIVSNPPYSIKWAGDENPLLINDPRFSPAGILAPKSKADLAFTMHMLSWLATNGTAAIVEFPGVLYRGGAEQKIRKYLIDNNYIDTVIQLPANLFFGVGIATCIIVLKKSKKDNATLFIDASGEFIHEGNKNKLSAANIARILDAFVARKDDAHFARLVENGKIAENDYNISVSSYVEQPDTREEVDIDELNKRIAEIVARQNVLRTAIDAIVATL from the coding sequence ATGGCAAAAGAACAGGAGCGCGCGGAACTCCACCGCACGATCTGGCAGATAGCCAACGACCTGCGGGGCAGTGTCGATGGCTGGGACTTCAAAAACTACGTCTTGGGAATGTTGTTCTACCGCTTCATTTCCGAGAACATCACTGCCTTCATCAATGCGGAGGAACGGCGTGCGGGAAACGCCGACTTCGATTATGCCGCGTGCTCGGACGAGCAGGCCGAATTCGGGCGCGAGGTAACCGTGCAGGAGCGGGGATTCTATATCCTCCCGTCGCAGCTTTTCGGCAATGTGCGCAGGCGGGCAGCGGCAGATCCCAACCTGAACGAAACGTTGAGCAATATTTTCCACGCGATCGAGAACTCGGCCAAGGGCGCGGCGAGCGAGGAGGATATGAAAGGCCTGTTCGCCGACATCGACGTGAACAGCAACAAACTCGGAGCGACGGTGCAGAAGCGCAACGAGACGTTGGTGAAGATTCTCGATAAAATCGGCGACATGAAGTTCGGCAACCTTGCCGACAACCAAATCGACACCTTCGGCGATGCCTACGAGTTCCTGATGACGATGTATGCCAGCAATGCGGGAAAATCGGGTGGCGAATTCTTCACGCCGCAGGAGGTTTCCGAGCTTCTTGCCCGTATTACGCTCGTCGGCAAAAAACAGGTGAACAAAGTGTATGATCCGGCCTGCGGCAGCGGTTCGCTGTTGCTGAAATTCGCCAAAGTGCTGGGCAAGGAGAACGTACGTCAGGGATTTTACGGGCAAGAGATCAACATCACCACCTACAACCTCTGCCGCATCAACATGTTCCTGCACGACATCAACTACGAAAAGTTCGACATCGCGCTGGGCGATACGCTGCTGGCACCGAAACACTGGGACGACGAGCCGTTCGAGTGCATCGTCTCCAATCCGCCGTACTCGATCAAGTGGGCGGGCGATGAAAATCCGCTCTTGATAAACGATCCCCGGTTTTCGCCTGCCGGTATCCTTGCACCTAAAAGCAAGGCCGACCTCGCCTTTACGATGCACATGCTTTCGTGGCTGGCGACCAACGGCACGGCGGCAATCGTCGAGTTCCCGGGCGTGCTTTATCGTGGCGGTGCGGAGCAGAAAATCCGCAAATACCTGATCGACAACAACTATATCGACACCGTTATCCAACTGCCCGCTAATCTCTTTTTCGGGGTCGGCATCGCTACCTGCATCATCGTACTGAAAAAGAGCAAAAAGGATAACGCGACGCTCTTTATCGATGCCTCGGGCGAGTTTATCCACGAGGGCAACAAGAACAAACTCTCCGCCGCGAATATCGCGCGGATTCTCGATGCGTTCGTCGCCCGCAAGGACGATGCGCATTTCGCCCGTCTGGTCGAAAACGGCAAGATTGCCGAGAACGATTACAACATATCGGTTTCGTCATACGTCGAACAGCCCGACACGCGCGAGGAGGTGGATATTGACGAGTTGAACAAGCGGATTGCCGAAATCGTCGCCCGCCAAAACGTGCTGCGCACGGCAATCGATGCAATTGTAGCCACTTTGTAA
- a CDS encoding helix-turn-helix transcriptional regulator, whose protein sequence is MKEVNRLKIILAEKNKTGKWLAEQLGKDPSTVSKWCSNSSQPQLDTVIRIAELLDVDIKELINK, encoded by the coding sequence ATGAAAGAGGTAAACCGATTGAAAATTATTCTTGCTGAGAAGAATAAAACGGGCAAATGGCTGGCGGAGCAGTTGGGCAAAGACCCTTCGACTGTATCGAAGTGGTGTTCCAACTCGTCGCAGCCGCAGCTGGATACGGTGATTCGTATTGCCGAACTGCTGGATGTGGATATTAAGGAATTGATAAACAAATAA
- a CDS encoding site-specific integrase — MTDRSNKDSKKSPVKIRFKAMKDGRRSIYLDCYRNGHRSYEYLKLYLVPETDDKSLRLNEAAMRKAETACRKKLRELKKLPAENRRLMDTQGYISNKGISILEWLSRFKEIQRSRGVHDIHAIDRVCAILSKMNCGDTKVNEIGKDFCIAFVEYLKTGYKTAKGENLKPKTAFNRQCTFVTALNVAVREGIIPTNPMNLLSHHERAKASKGKRDYLTIDEVKRLIATPCKNNMVKNAYLFACNCGLRLGDVRKLKWGDITQDNGRWILSVIMNKSEKPIHIPLGVQARRWMPGCEDSGKHDAGSLVFEHLPGDSHINDILKIWAADAGITKSVTYHTSRHTFATMLLTLGADLYTVSKLLGHSQIKNTQIYAEIINRRKDEAVNLIDKVFD, encoded by the coding sequence ATGACGGACAGGAGTAACAAAGATAGCAAAAAATCGCCAGTCAAGATAAGGTTCAAGGCGATGAAAGACGGCCGCAGATCCATTTATCTGGACTGCTACCGTAACGGCCATCGCAGCTATGAATACCTCAAACTGTATCTTGTGCCGGAGACCGACGACAAATCATTGCGCCTGAATGAAGCCGCGATGCGGAAAGCCGAGACCGCATGCAGGAAGAAATTGCGGGAATTGAAAAAGTTACCGGCCGAGAACAGACGGCTTATGGATACGCAAGGCTATATCTCTAATAAGGGCATATCCATACTGGAGTGGCTTTCCCGTTTTAAGGAGATACAGCGTAGCCGTGGTGTACATGATATTCATGCTATAGATCGGGTATGTGCTATCCTGTCCAAAATGAACTGCGGTGACACAAAGGTAAATGAAATCGGCAAGGACTTTTGCATTGCCTTTGTGGAATATCTGAAGACCGGATATAAAACAGCCAAAGGAGAAAACCTTAAGCCAAAGACTGCATTTAACCGCCAGTGCACATTCGTGACAGCTCTTAATGTTGCCGTGCGGGAAGGAATCATCCCCACCAATCCCATGAACCTACTCTCACATCACGAAAGGGCAAAAGCGAGCAAAGGGAAAAGAGACTATCTGACCATAGACGAAGTGAAGCGACTGATTGCGACACCTTGTAAAAACAATATGGTCAAGAACGCATATCTCTTTGCCTGCAACTGTGGTTTGCGGCTCGGCGATGTCCGTAAATTAAAATGGGGTGACATAACGCAGGACAACGGCAGATGGATACTGTCCGTCATCATGAACAAGAGCGAAAAGCCAATACATATACCGCTCGGCGTGCAGGCAAGAAGATGGATGCCCGGATGTGAAGACAGCGGGAAACACGATGCCGGCAGCCTTGTCTTCGAGCATCTGCCCGGAGACTCCCACATCAATGACATCCTGAAAATATGGGCTGCCGATGCTGGAATAACCAAATCGGTGACCTATCACACAAGCCGACACACCTTCGCCACGATGCTGCTCACGCTCGGTGCAGACCTTTATACCGTTTCCAAACTTTTGGGCCATTCCCAGATAAAGAATACGCAGATTTATGCTGAAATCATCAACCGAAGGAAAGACGAGGCAGTCAATCTCATAGACAAAGTGTTTGATTAA
- a CDS encoding site-specific integrase, translating to MAKAIKTPKQPKEPVRVRYKTLSDGSQSVYLDIYRDGKRQYEFLKLYLIPETNAAAKAQNKATLAAVNTIKSQRIIELTNGVAGLKNTSLRSKMLLLDWMQAYKESQEKKGVRGSGKLISNTMNVLRAFNAKAAMRDLNRDFCLAFIDFLRNIYVSPNGKKLSQFTCVSYFGCFRGALNTAVREEIIAENPVNRLNTDEKIKMPESKREFLTIDEVKILIDTPCRREDVKGAFLFSCYCGLRISDVLALKWKNVDSSAEQWRINIIMQKTRQPLYLPLSMNARKWMPERNGAGDEDLVFPTLPCEDTCNMQLKPWVKAAGITKHVTYHVSRHTFATMLLTLGADLYTVCKLLGHSDVKTTQIYAKIINKKKEDAISLIDMEFANT from the coding sequence ATGGCAAAAGCAATAAAGACACCCAAACAGCCCAAGGAACCTGTCAGAGTCCGTTATAAGACACTCAGTGACGGGAGCCAGTCCGTCTATCTCGACATCTACCGTGACGGAAAAAGGCAGTATGAGTTCCTGAAACTGTATCTCATCCCGGAGACGAATGCGGCAGCCAAGGCGCAGAATAAGGCCACGCTTGCTGCGGTTAACACCATAAAGTCGCAGCGCATCATCGAGTTGACCAATGGGGTGGCCGGGCTGAAGAACACCTCCCTGCGGTCGAAGATGCTGCTTCTCGACTGGATGCAGGCATACAAAGAGAGTCAGGAGAAAAAAGGAGTGCGAGGAAGTGGCAAACTGATATCCAACACGATGAATGTGCTGCGTGCCTTCAACGCAAAGGCGGCCATGCGGGACCTAAACCGCGACTTCTGCCTTGCCTTTATAGACTTCCTGCGCAACATTTATGTAAGCCCGAACGGAAAGAAACTGTCGCAGTTCACCTGTGTTTCCTATTTCGGGTGCTTCCGGGGAGCGTTGAATACGGCAGTCCGAGAGGAAATCATTGCCGAGAATCCGGTAAACAGGCTTAACACGGACGAGAAAATCAAGATGCCGGAGAGCAAGCGGGAGTTCCTGACCATAGACGAGGTCAAGATTCTTATAGACACTCCGTGCAGACGGGAGGATGTCAAAGGAGCGTTCCTGTTCTCCTGCTACTGCGGCTTGCGAATCAGCGATGTACTGGCCCTGAAATGGAAAAATGTGGATAGTTCCGCTGAGCAGTGGCGCATCAATATCATCATGCAGAAAACCCGTCAGCCTCTTTATCTTCCCCTCTCCATGAACGCAAGGAAATGGATGCCGGAACGGAACGGAGCAGGAGATGAAGACCTTGTATTTCCCACATTGCCATGTGAGGACACTTGTAATATGCAGCTCAAACCGTGGGTCAAGGCTGCGGGCATAACCAAGCATGTAACCTATCATGTCAGCCGCCACACCTTTGCCACAATGTTGCTGACACTCGGTGCTGACCTTTATACTGTATGCAAGCTACTCGGCCATTCGGATGTGAAGACCACCCAGATATACGCCAAAATCATCAACAAGAAAAAGGAAGATGCCATCAGCCTTATCGACATGGAGTTTGCCAATACCTGA
- a CDS encoding helix-turn-helix transcriptional regulator, whose protein sequence is MEQTNQLISTAEAAKFLGIKVSYLHKLMMRRVIPYYKPNGKLCFFDKAELEAWMKNVRVASQAELDQQAQKYIINRSKR, encoded by the coding sequence ATGGAACAGACGAACCAATTAATCTCGACGGCCGAGGCCGCGAAATTTCTCGGAATCAAAGTGAGTTATCTTCACAAGCTGATGATGCGACGCGTCATACCTTACTACAAGCCCAACGGCAAACTGTGCTTCTTTGACAAAGCCGAACTGGAGGCATGGATGAAGAATGTACGCGTGGCATCGCAGGCGGAACTCGACCAACAGGCACAGAAGTACATCATCAACCGTTCGAAGCGGTAA
- a CDS encoding P-loop NTPase family protein has protein sequence MSRLCQPRTTKERFRLPFDEETAAKLLKCAIAGEVSRFGGTFLYPDAVDSQVRNLAASLTSGRRCGVMLCGLCGNGKTTVMRAFQNLLNVIRIPDNYHRTVYGMPIVNAVHIAHLCRNSYTEFLRLCDMEMLGIDDMGIEPVEVQEFGNMHRPLTDLLARRYENRGFSFITTNLVPQQIRKLYGDRIADRLNEMVDKIVFDNPSFRK, from the coding sequence ATGTCACGGCTGTGTCAGCCGAGGACTACGAAGGAGCGTTTTAGACTGCCTTTCGATGAAGAGACGGCTGCGAAACTGCTTAAATGTGCCATCGCAGGCGAAGTGAGCCGTTTCGGAGGCACATTTCTTTATCCTGACGCGGTAGACTCACAAGTCAGGAACCTTGCTGCGAGCCTTACCTCCGGCAGAAGGTGCGGGGTGATGCTGTGCGGCTTGTGCGGCAACGGCAAGACCACCGTGATGAGGGCGTTCCAGAACCTGCTCAATGTAATCAGGATACCGGACAACTACCACAGGACTGTGTATGGTATGCCGATCGTGAATGCCGTTCATATTGCCCATCTGTGTCGGAACAGCTATACCGAGTTCCTGCGGCTGTGTGATATGGAGATGCTCGGCATCGATGACATGGGCATAGAGCCTGTGGAGGTGCAGGAGTTCGGCAACATGCACAGGCCGCTGACTGACCTGCTTGCAAGAAGATACGAGAACCGTGGCTTTTCGTTCATAACCACCAACCTCGTACCGCAGCAGATACGCAAGTTATACGGCGACAGGATTGCTGACAGGCTGAACGAGATGGTGGACAAGATTGTATTCGACAACCCTTCATTCAGAAAATAG
- a CDS encoding plasmid mobilization protein yields MTHEKDISAQEQEQEKHVIRRDRVVVTKVTEQELSQIKSTAEQCGMTRSDFIRARVLGYKPRQRLSDRELDGLRQLAACRTDMVNFANALHGLSDNEKIRLFRHEETMLEWYEKVAHVTNRVADFLQSAQTANSYPAGTTNQEAKEDGA; encoded by the coding sequence ATGACACACGAAAAAGATATTTCTGCACAGGAGCAGGAGCAAGAGAAGCACGTTATAAGGCGTGACAGGGTGGTTGTCACCAAGGTCACGGAACAGGAGCTTTCGCAAATCAAGAGCACCGCCGAGCAATGCGGCATGACACGCAGTGATTTCATCCGGGCAAGGGTACTCGGCTACAAGCCACGGCAAAGGCTTTCCGACAGGGAACTGGACGGTTTGCGTCAGCTTGCGGCCTGCCGCACGGACATGGTGAACTTCGCCAACGCCCTGCACGGACTGAGCGACAACGAGAAAATACGCCTGTTCCGGCACGAAGAGACCATGCTCGAATGGTACGAGAAAGTGGCCCATGTTACAAACCGTGTCGCCGACTTCTTGCAGTCCGCGCAGACGGCGAACAGCTATCCGGCAGGAACAACAAACCAAGAAGCTAAGGAGGACGGCGCATGA
- a CDS encoding relaxase: protein MIANAKAVAHGIRAMLYVSGESRNKKHPEKITRICDNFMPQGMDATGIWTEMKFATMNHPNIKNNVIRMEISPAMEHTENFTLDDWRQLWYDFAAAFDEQVIRDKDGKVVSPRTNVSGSKSSVWLHEESKSGIPHLHAIVCRVDEDGNINNDHAIHLRAQRAAEKVARQRGWTTAMHIHETNIPQVSADCMKALRELDRWSWDGYKERLADKGYELHLRKDKKDMIRGYVLCKGNTRFKASELGKGRNLTASRIRQTWEKLHPEQDKQKTKQASPTPKPTATATPKPSVPNEARQKPQPLVLRNNSVYEDYTDYKPNRQPTEFEHDGKTYKRYLPDKVLDFFNNEFDYQELTNWQDLQNLAMAYFTLIASPYEMTSGGGGGGSQSDLKWGRDPEEDEIEFARRCAREASHRLGTQKKSGMKRK from the coding sequence ATGATAGCCAACGCAAAAGCGGTAGCCCACGGCATAAGGGCGATGCTCTATGTATCGGGCGAATCGAGGAACAAGAAACATCCCGAAAAGATAACGCGCATCTGCGACAACTTCATGCCGCAGGGCATGGACGCTACGGGTATCTGGACGGAAATGAAGTTCGCAACCATGAACCACCCCAACATCAAGAACAATGTCATCCGCATGGAGATAAGTCCGGCGATGGAACATACCGAGAACTTTACGTTGGACGACTGGCGGCAACTGTGGTACGACTTTGCGGCGGCTTTCGACGAGCAGGTAATCCGTGACAAGGACGGCAAAGTTGTTTCTCCACGCACCAACGTATCGGGCAGCAAGTCCTCCGTCTGGCTGCACGAGGAATCCAAGAGCGGCATACCGCACCTCCATGCCATCGTCTGCCGTGTGGACGAGGACGGGAACATCAACAACGACCATGCCATCCACCTCCGGGCGCAACGGGCGGCTGAAAAGGTTGCAAGGCAAAGGGGCTGGACTACCGCCATGCACATACACGAAACCAACATTCCACAGGTCAGTGCCGACTGCATGAAAGCCTTGCGCGAACTTGACAGATGGTCATGGGACGGTTATAAGGAACGGCTTGCTGACAAAGGCTACGAACTGCATCTGCGCAAGGACAAGAAGGACATGATACGCGGCTATGTGCTTTGCAAGGGCAACACAAGGTTCAAGGCATCGGAACTCGGAAAGGGGCGCAACCTGACCGCATCACGCATCAGGCAGACATGGGAGAAACTGCATCCCGAACAGGATAAACAGAAAACCAAACAAGCAAGCCCGACACCGAAACCGACCGCCACAGCAACACCGAAGCCATCCGTTCCTAATGAAGCCCGACAAAAGCCACAGCCATTGGTACTGCGAAACAACTCGGTTTACGAGGACTACACGGACTATAAGCCGAACCGCCAGCCCACGGAGTTTGAACATGACGGAAAAACCTACAAACGCTATCTGCCCGACAAGGTGCTTGACTTCTTCAACAACGAGTTCGACTACCAAGAACTTACCAACTGGCAGGACTTGCAGAACTTGGCGATGGCTTACTTCACCCTTATAGCGTCACCCTACGAGATGACATCCGGCGGCGGTGGAGGCGGCTCGCAGTCCGACCTCAAATGGGGACGCGACCCGGAGGAGGACGAGATAGAGTTTGCCCGCCGTTGTGCGCGTGAGGCTTCGCATAGGCTCGGCACACAGAAGAAATCAGGAATGAAACGCAAATGA
- a CDS encoding TetR/AcrR family transcriptional regulator, with translation MQVLKEDIRGRILTIARQQFEKKGYSKTSMREIAELSSVGVGNIYNYFTSKDELFREVVRPVLCALEAMLQEHHGIRGEDIMMMRSEKYLKSCIDEYVSLIDKHRSLMEILLFRAQGSSLERFRENYTDRSTELVKAWFASMQRKHPEINTAVSDFIIHLHTVWMFTMFEELLMHSVPRQEMEAILHDYILFEIQGWRAIIKI, from the coding sequence ATGCAAGTGCTGAAAGAGGACATACGGGGTCGGATATTGACGATTGCCAGGCAGCAATTCGAGAAGAAAGGCTATTCCAAGACTTCCATGCGCGAAATAGCGGAATTGTCGAGTGTTGGTGTTGGGAATATCTATAACTACTTCACAAGCAAAGATGAATTATTCCGTGAAGTGGTCCGTCCTGTTTTGTGCGCTTTGGAAGCCATGCTGCAAGAACACCACGGCATACGGGGCGAAGATATTATGATGATGCGGTCGGAAAAATACCTGAAATCCTGCATTGACGAATATGTTTCGCTTATAGACAAACACCGTTCGCTAATGGAAATACTGTTGTTCCGTGCGCAAGGTTCTTCATTGGAACGCTTCCGTGAGAATTATACCGACCGTTCCACGGAATTGGTTAAGGCGTGGTTCGCGTCCATGCAGCGGAAACATCCCGAAATCAATACGGCTGTGTCCGATTTTATCATTCATTTGCATACGGTATGGATGTTCACGATGTTCGAGGAGCTATTGATGCATTCCGTACCCCGGCAAGAGATGGAGGCTATTTTGCACGATTATATCCTGTTTGAAATCCAAGGTTGGAGGGCTATTATCAAGATATGA
- a CDS encoding class I SAM-dependent methyltransferase, which yields MKQKYEFKSIVAETLLIPLYMRAKESRRADPILCDKAAEQLVDSLEYDYSQFDGAKLSEVGCVVRGWYFDCAVRRFIKAHSHPVVVNVGCGLDTRFQRIGSQKAVFYDLDLPEVIALRRELIPEQPDNVYIEASLLETDWMDDLRRKHPEAEFIFIVEGVLMYFYEKQVKSFLHHVANRFGGGELWFDVCGTIMSRHGVKPDSLRKHEAQIRSGISNGYVVEQWEPSLKLIEQANYMKFFRSRWGFFFGQILGRMPWLCYKFSSLLGYKITSK from the coding sequence ATGAAACAGAAATACGAGTTTAAGAGCATTGTAGCGGAAACATTGCTTATTCCGCTATACATGAGAGCCAAAGAAAGCCGCCGTGCCGATCCCATTCTGTGCGACAAGGCGGCGGAACAACTGGTTGACAGTTTGGAATACGATTATTCCCAGTTCGACGGGGCAAAGTTGAGCGAAGTGGGATGCGTGGTGCGTGGATGGTATTTTGACTGCGCTGTGCGCCGATTTATTAAAGCACATTCGCATCCGGTCGTGGTCAATGTAGGATGTGGACTGGATACCCGTTTCCAGCGTATCGGAAGTCAGAAAGCAGTCTTTTATGATTTGGATTTGCCTGAGGTCATTGCTCTACGCCGGGAATTGATACCCGAACAGCCGGACAATGTCTATATTGAAGCGTCTTTGTTGGAGACCGACTGGATGGATGACCTGCGCCGGAAGCACCCCGAAGCAGAATTTATCTTCATCGTGGAGGGGGTACTGATGTACTTCTACGAGAAGCAAGTAAAATCCTTCCTGCATCACGTGGCAAACCGTTTCGGGGGAGGTGAATTGTGGTTTGACGTGTGCGGCACGATAATGAGCCGACATGGTGTGAAGCCCGATTCGCTCCGCAAACACGAGGCTCAAATCCGTTCCGGCATAAGCAACGGGTATGTGGTGGAACAATGGGAACCGTCTTTAAAGCTCATTGAACAGGCTAACTACATGAAGTTCTTCCGTTCGCGCTGGGGATTCTTCTTCGGGCAGATATTGGGGCGCATGCCTTGGCTCTGCTACAAATTCAGTTCATTGCTCGGATATAAAATCACATCAAAATAG